One genomic segment of Erythrobacter sp. THAF29 includes these proteins:
- a CDS encoding UDP-glucose/GDP-mannose dehydrogenase family protein, which translates to MKIAMVGSGYVGLVSGACFADFGHDVVCIDKDQSKIDRLHNGIMPIYEPGLDALVESNVKAGRLSFTTSLAEGIKDASAIFIAVGTPSRRGDGHADLSFVYAVAKEVGENLANDAVVVTKSTVPVGTGDEVERIIADTRTSHKVSVVSNPEFLREGAAIADFKRPDRIVIGAEDEFGREVMHEVYRPLFLNESPILFTSRRTSELIKYAANAFLATKITFINEMADLCEKVGADIQDVSRGIGMDNRIGPKFLHAGPGYGGSCFPKDTLALLKTAEDYDSPTRIVEAVVKVNDSRKRAMGRKVLDALGGADAARGKKVALLGLTFKPNTDDMRDSPSIAVAQTLHDAGVEVSAYDPEGMEQAKPMMPFVTMCENPYEAIEGADATVIVTEWDAFRALDLGKVKELAKSPVLVDLRNIYTPADVRAAGFEYSSVGRT; encoded by the coding sequence ATGAAAATCGCAATGGTTGGCTCAGGCTATGTCGGACTCGTTTCGGGTGCATGTTTCGCCGATTTCGGGCACGACGTGGTCTGCATCGACAAGGACCAGTCGAAGATCGACCGTCTGCACAACGGCATCATGCCGATCTACGAACCGGGCCTCGATGCGCTGGTCGAAAGCAATGTGAAAGCGGGCCGTCTGTCCTTCACCACGTCGCTCGCCGAAGGTATCAAGGATGCGAGCGCGATCTTCATCGCGGTCGGAACGCCCAGTCGGCGGGGCGATGGGCATGCGGACCTCTCCTTCGTCTATGCCGTGGCCAAGGAAGTGGGCGAGAACCTTGCCAACGATGCCGTCGTCGTGACCAAGTCGACCGTGCCCGTGGGCACCGGTGACGAAGTCGAACGCATCATTGCGGATACCCGCACGAGCCATAAGGTTTCCGTCGTATCCAACCCCGAATTTCTGCGTGAAGGCGCCGCCATCGCCGATTTCAAGCGACCCGACCGCATCGTCATCGGCGCAGAGGACGAATTCGGCCGCGAGGTGATGCACGAGGTCTACCGCCCGCTGTTCCTCAACGAATCGCCGATACTCTTCACGTCGCGCCGCACCAGCGAGCTGATCAAATATGCCGCGAACGCCTTTCTCGCGACCAAGATTACCTTCATCAACGAAATGGCCGACCTGTGCGAAAAGGTGGGCGCAGACATTCAGGACGTGTCGCGCGGTATCGGGATGGACAACCGCATCGGCCCCAAATTCCTTCATGCGGGCCCCGGCTATGGCGGATCCTGTTTTCCCAAGGATACGCTCGCGCTGTTGAAAACCGCCGAAGACTACGACAGCCCGACCCGCATCGTCGAAGCCGTGGTCAAGGTGAATGACAGCCGCAAGCGTGCCATGGGCCGCAAGGTACTCGACGCACTGGGCGGCGCGGATGCTGCGCGAGGAAAGAAGGTCGCGCTGCTCGGCCTGACCTTCAAGCCCAACACCGACGACATGCGTGATAGCCCTTCAATCGCGGTGGCGCAGACGCTGCATGATGCCGGCGTCGAGGTCTCGGCCTACGACCCTGAGGGCATGGAGCAAGCGAAGCCCATGATGCCTTTCGTGACCATGTGCGAAAATCCCTATGAAGCGATCGAAGGCGCGGATGCGACGGTAATCGTGACAGAGTGGGACGCGTTTCGTGCGCTCGATCTCGGCAAGGTTAAAGAGCTGGCGAAATCGCCCGTCCTCGTCGACCTGCGCAACATCTATACCCCGGCAGATGTGCGCGCTGCCGGCTTCGAATATTCGAGCGTCGGCCGCACCTGA
- a CDS encoding glycosyltransferase family 2 protein — MKISVVTAVYNRAETIGAAMKSVQAQTYGLVEHVVQDGGSGDGTLDVIRAGANEHTVIVSERDHGIYDAINRGISRASGDAIGLMHSDDMFASDLVLEKVADALSDPSVDGVYGDLQYVAANNPSRVIRHWKSGEYAPAKLKQGWMPPHPTLYLRREVFDEHGLYDTGLQIAADYDAMLRYLVKGEIKLAYIPEVLVRMRVGGESNRSLERIIRKSREDLAAIRRNGLGGAGVLIQKNLRKVGQFFLRDETSK; from the coding sequence ATGAAGATCTCTGTCGTCACTGCAGTCTATAATCGCGCCGAGACCATCGGTGCGGCGATGAAGAGCGTGCAGGCGCAAACATATGGCCTCGTTGAGCACGTGGTGCAGGACGGAGGTTCGGGCGACGGGACGCTTGACGTGATACGCGCGGGTGCGAACGAGCACACCGTGATAGTGTCCGAGCGCGACCACGGAATCTACGACGCCATCAATCGCGGCATTTCGCGCGCGAGCGGCGATGCAATCGGGCTGATGCATTCGGACGACATGTTTGCAAGCGATCTGGTGCTCGAAAAGGTCGCCGATGCGCTTTCCGATCCTTCTGTCGACGGCGTCTACGGCGATCTCCAATATGTCGCCGCGAACAACCCTTCGCGGGTCATCCGCCACTGGAAGTCCGGCGAATATGCGCCCGCAAAGCTCAAGCAGGGCTGGATGCCGCCGCACCCGACACTATACCTGCGGCGCGAAGTCTTCGACGAGCATGGCCTTTACGATACCGGATTGCAGATCGCGGCAGATTACGACGCGATGCTGCGCTATCTGGTAAAAGGCGAAATCAAACTCGCCTATATTCCTGAAGTGCTTGTCAGAATGCGAGTAGGCGGCGAAAGCAATCGCTCTTTGGAGCGCATCATTCGCAAAAGCCGCGAAGACCTGGCCGCCATTCGTCGCAACGGGCTTGGCGGAGCAGGCGTGCTCATCCAGAAAAACCTGCGTAAGGTGGGTCAATTCTTTCTAAGGGACGAAACCAGCAAATGA
- a CDS encoding glycosyltransferase family 2 protein: protein MSHPDKPKLPVTVAVPVKNEEANLARCLERLGRFAEIVVIDSGSTDHTCDIAREHGARIVDFRWDGKYPKKRNWFLMNDPPKQDWVLFLDADEFVDDAFCDALAAELPESGKDGYWISYDNFFLGKPLKHGIAQRKLALLRVGKALFEKIEEDGWSQLDMEIHEHPIVDGEVGEIDARIEHRDDRGIAHFISKHRDYAQWEAARYAKLKGDPAVWDTMTDRQQFKYRHLAKWWFPWFYFATTYFAKFGILDGSQGFHYAAYKAWYFQTIRLIIREQAASAPGK, encoded by the coding sequence ATGTCGCACCCCGATAAACCCAAGCTCCCCGTGACCGTTGCGGTCCCGGTGAAGAACGAGGAGGCAAACCTCGCGCGCTGCCTGGAGCGGCTCGGGCGCTTTGCCGAGATCGTGGTGATCGACAGCGGTTCGACCGATCACACCTGCGACATCGCGCGGGAGCACGGGGCACGTATCGTCGACTTTCGCTGGGATGGGAAATATCCCAAGAAGCGCAACTGGTTTCTGATGAACGACCCGCCGAAACAGGATTGGGTGCTGTTCCTTGATGCGGACGAGTTCGTCGACGATGCCTTCTGCGACGCGCTCGCCGCCGAGCTGCCGGAAAGCGGGAAGGACGGCTACTGGATTTCCTACGACAACTTTTTCCTTGGAAAGCCGCTGAAACACGGCATCGCCCAGCGAAAGCTCGCGCTGCTGCGAGTTGGCAAGGCCCTGTTCGAGAAGATCGAGGAAGACGGCTGGAGCCAGCTCGACATGGAAATCCACGAGCACCCGATCGTGGATGGAGAGGTGGGCGAGATCGACGCGCGGATCGAGCATCGCGACGACCGCGGCATCGCGCATTTCATTAGCAAGCATCGCGACTACGCTCAGTGGGAAGCCGCGCGCTACGCGAAGCTCAAAGGCGATCCGGCGGTGTGGGATACGATGACCGATCGCCAGCAATTCAAATACCGCCACCTCGCGAAGTGGTGGTTTCCGTGGTTCTACTTCGCCACGACCTATTTCGCGAAGTTCGGCATACTCGACGGCTCGCAGGGCTTCCACTATGCGGCCTATAAGGCGTGGTACTTCCAGACTATTCGCTTGATTATCCGCGAACAGGCTGCGAGCGCCCCGGGCAAATAA
- a CDS encoding acetyltransferase, producing the protein MANDVTSNRVAQKWTAGEQIKRVLWAFATPLFRFSPRIFWGWRRILLRLFGAKIGAHVHVYPSVRVTIPWNLDIGDQAAVGDHAILYALGPMRIGARATVSQYAHLCAGTHDWRDPAMPLVKTPLVIGADAWVAADAFIGPGVTVGEGAIVGARAVTMKDVAPRTIVGGNPAQQIGERPG; encoded by the coding sequence ATGGCGAATGACGTCACCTCCAACCGCGTGGCTCAGAAATGGACCGCTGGCGAACAAATCAAACGCGTGCTCTGGGCATTCGCAACGCCGCTCTTCCGCTTCAGTCCCCGTATCTTCTGGGGCTGGCGGCGGATTCTGCTGCGCCTGTTCGGGGCGAAGATCGGCGCGCACGTTCATGTTTACCCGAGCGTGCGGGTTACGATCCCCTGGAACCTCGACATCGGCGATCAGGCCGCGGTGGGAGATCACGCCATCCTTTATGCGCTTGGCCCCATGAGGATCGGCGCGCGCGCGACCGTCTCGCAATACGCCCACCTGTGCGCGGGCACGCATGACTGGCGCGACCCGGCGATGCCGCTGGTCAAGACACCGCTGGTTATCGGCGCGGATGCATGGGTGGCGGCAGATGCTTTCATCGGCCCGGGTGTGACGGTCGGCGAGGGCGCGATCGTCGGCGCGCGGGCGGTAACGATGAAGGATGTGGCCCCGCGCACCATCGTCGGCGGCAATCCCGCCCAGCAGATCGGCGAGCGGCCGGGCTGA
- a CDS encoding UDP-glucuronic acid decarboxylase family protein, producing the protein MARIYESRKRILVTGGAGFLGSHLIDRLLEQGHEILCVDNLFTGTKRNIDHLHDEPRFEFMRHDVTMPLYVEVDEIYNLACPASPVHYQHDPVQTTKTSVHGAINMLGLAKRLKCRIFQASTSEVYGDPHVHPQTEDYWGNVNPIGERSCYDEGKRCAETLFFDYHRQHALPIKVARIFNTYGPRMHHADGRVVSNFIVQALQGEDITIYGDGSQTRSFCYVDDLVEGFMRLMETDETVTGPVNLGNPGEFTIKELAEKVIAMTGSRSKLTFLDLPSDDPKQRRPDIAKAKELLDWQPTIQLEEGLAKTIAYFEKRLPELIGR; encoded by the coding sequence TTGGCGCGTATCTACGAAAGCCGCAAACGAATACTGGTTACCGGCGGGGCGGGCTTTCTTGGCTCGCACCTTATCGACCGGCTGCTCGAGCAGGGTCACGAGATCCTGTGCGTCGACAATCTGTTCACGGGTACGAAGCGCAATATCGATCACCTGCACGACGAACCGCGCTTCGAATTCATGCGCCACGACGTGACAATGCCGCTCTATGTCGAAGTGGACGAAATCTATAACCTCGCCTGCCCGGCCTCGCCGGTTCACTACCAGCATGATCCGGTGCAGACGACCAAGACCAGTGTGCATGGCGCAATCAACATGCTCGGTCTTGCCAAGCGGCTGAAATGCAGGATTTTCCAGGCTTCGACCAGCGAGGTGTACGGCGATCCGCACGTCCACCCCCAGACCGAGGATTACTGGGGCAACGTCAATCCGATCGGTGAGCGGTCCTGCTATGACGAAGGCAAGCGCTGCGCGGAGACGCTGTTCTTCGACTACCATCGCCAGCACGCGCTGCCGATCAAGGTCGCGCGCATCTTCAACACCTACGGCCCGCGCATGCACCACGCCGATGGACGGGTGGTCTCGAACTTCATCGTCCAGGCGCTCCAGGGCGAGGATATCACCATCTACGGCGACGGCTCGCAGACGCGATCGTTTTGTTACGTCGATGACCTCGTCGAAGGCTTCATGCGATTGATGGAAACCGACGAGACCGTCACCGGGCCGGTAAACCTGGGCAATCCGGGCGAATTCACCATTAAGGAGTTGGCCGAAAAGGTAATTGCAATGACCGGCTCAAGGTCCAAACTCACCTTTCTCGACCTGCCGTCGGACGATCCAAAACAACGCCGCCCCGATATTGCCAAGGCGAAGGAATTGCTCGATTGGCAGCCCACGATCCAGCTTGAGGAAGGGCTCGCCAAGACGATCGCCTATTTCGAAAAGCGCTTGCCGGAACTCATCGGCCGCTGA
- a CDS encoding glycosyltransferase, which yields MKAPLSLGIVTGSMSRKAGGLFNSVRKSAIHLAEAGADVSVYALDDQHSAEDMGAWEPLVPHVLPVRMGGVFSHSPELPKLLAEAGHELLHLHGIWQLQSREVNRWKRRTGRPVMISPRGMLDPWALANSGWKKRIVGTWFENRNLRDADCLHALNASEEASMRAYGLTNPVAVIPNATDLPDIGPRTDHEGRKTLLFLGRIHPKKGLSELADAWVLAVEARPELAKEWHLAIAGWDDGGHVEALQSRIAASGIDDSVSILGPAFGEEKDRLLRAADAFILPSHSEGLPMSVLEAWAYRLPVLMTAECNLPEGFENGAAIAITTKPAKLAESLARCLLDTDLAPLGEAGRALVEKHFSWPRVAAQHLEVYHWLLHGGERPACVRADGA from the coding sequence ATGAAGGCTCCGCTCTCCTTGGGCATCGTTACCGGTTCGATGTCGCGCAAGGCGGGCGGGCTGTTCAATTCCGTGCGCAAATCGGCGATCCACCTCGCCGAAGCAGGCGCAGATGTGAGCGTCTACGCGCTGGATGACCAGCACAGTGCGGAGGACATGGGAGCGTGGGAGCCGCTCGTACCCCACGTATTGCCGGTCAGGATGGGCGGGGTGTTTTCCCATTCTCCGGAATTGCCGAAGCTGCTGGCAGAAGCCGGTCACGAACTGTTGCACCTCCACGGTATCTGGCAGCTGCAATCGCGCGAAGTGAACCGCTGGAAGCGAAGGACCGGACGGCCGGTGATGATCTCGCCGCGAGGCATGCTCGATCCGTGGGCGCTCGCCAATTCGGGCTGGAAAAAGCGGATCGTGGGCACGTGGTTCGAGAACCGGAACCTGCGCGACGCCGATTGCCTTCATGCCCTGAACGCTTCGGAAGAGGCCTCGATGCGGGCCTATGGTCTCACCAATCCAGTTGCAGTCATTCCCAATGCAACGGACCTTCCCGATATCGGGCCACGGACCGATCACGAGGGGCGCAAGACGCTGTTATTTCTCGGGCGGATCCATCCGAAAAAAGGGCTGAGCGAACTCGCCGATGCATGGGTTCTCGCGGTCGAAGCGCGGCCCGAACTGGCGAAGGAGTGGCATCTCGCGATCGCCGGCTGGGACGATGGCGGCCATGTCGAGGCGTTGCAGAGCCGGATTGCGGCATCGGGCATTGACGATAGCGTCTCGATCCTCGGCCCGGCTTTTGGCGAGGAAAAAGACAGACTGCTTCGCGCGGCAGACGCCTTTATCCTGCCCTCGCATTCCGAAGGCCTGCCAATGTCGGTGCTCGAGGCCTGGGCCTATCGCCTGCCGGTATTGATGACCGCCGAATGCAACCTTCCCGAAGGGTTCGAGAACGGCGCGGCGATCGCGATTACGACCAAGCCTGCCAAACTGGCCGAAAGCCTGGCTCGGTGTCTTCTCGACACCGATCTCGCGCCACTCGGTGAAGCGGGGCGCGCACTCGTCGAGAAACACTTCAGCTGGCCGCGTGTCGCCGCGCAGCACCTCGAAGTCTACCACTGGCTCTTGCATGGCGGCGAGCGCCCGGCTTGCGTTCGGGCGGACGGAGCGTAG